A single genomic interval of Chitinophaga sp. 180180018-3 harbors:
- a CDS encoding DUF6428 family protein: MKLSKIKEILPTLENVEFQLENGTFVPEHFHVTEVGQINKNFIDCGGTIRNEKVVNFQLWNANDFEHRLKPTKLLNIIKLSEEKLGIEDAEIEVEYQSDTIGKYDLDFNGKIFVLKSKTTACLAQDACGIPTEKQKVKLSELNSAACCTPNSGCC; encoded by the coding sequence ATGAAACTATCAAAAATCAAAGAAATCTTGCCAACATTAGAGAATGTTGAATTTCAGTTAGAGAACGGAACGTTTGTTCCCGAACATTTCCACGTTACCGAAGTGGGACAAATCAATAAGAATTTTATTGATTGTGGCGGAACAATCAGAAATGAAAAAGTTGTCAATTTCCAATTATGGAATGCTAACGATTTTGAACACAGATTAAAGCCAACCAAATTATTAAACATCATCAAACTATCTGAAGAAAAATTAGGGATTGAAGATGCCGAAATAGAAGTAGAATATCAAAGTGATACTATCGGAAAATATGATTTGGATTTCAACGGAAAAATATTCGTACTGAAAAGTAAAACAACGGCTTGTCTTGCTCAGGATGCTTGCGGTATTCCAACAGAGAAACAAAAAGTAAAGCTGTCAGAGCTAAACAGTGCCGCTTGTTGTACACCAAATTCGGGATGTTGTTAA
- a CDS encoding metalloregulator ArsR/SmtB family transcription factor: MGLTKSEIFTDQQNKLASQFKVLAHPARIAILQYIINQDACICNDLVEELGLAQATISQHLKELKNIGIVQGTIEGKSVCYCIDEKVWNEIQQEFNAFFNQEVKVTKCCS, translated from the coding sequence ATGGGACTTACTAAATCAGAAATATTTACAGACCAACAGAATAAGTTGGCTTCTCAGTTTAAGGTTTTGGCACATCCTGCAAGGATTGCCATACTTCAATATATCATCAATCAAGATGCCTGCATCTGTAACGATTTGGTTGAGGAATTAGGGTTGGCACAGGCAACCATTTCACAACATCTAAAGGAATTAAAAAACATTGGTATCGTTCAGGGTACGATTGAGGGAAAATCTGTTTGCTATTGTATTGATGAAAAAGTATGGAATGAAATTCAACAGGAATTTAATGCGTTTTTCAATCAGGAGGTAAAAGTAACCAAGTGCTGTTCATAG